Proteins from a genomic interval of Bacteroides sp. AN502(2024):
- a CDS encoding BF3164 family lipoprotein, which translates to MVRLVSLILIAISLLSCKESEQDRIARFVSEWSGKIIGIVVLLGLTNLFFYSCRSESLENIRVENVICQPICGDDYIIGGARDMKLSNSILTVTDTKSDSMLLFFDMKAGKYLRKAGTRGHGPSEFTMISSLLGACSKNSFSFYDPNKRTYYQTNEITQDEEIRFTPVFRVDSIFPLEIQPMANGQFMATGIYDDCLFCLLDSAGRVQRKSGELFYRDEDEKQVSGIVRSQAYMFDVASSPSKTKFVAFLLSADILAFYQLENDSLCLIKENILSYPEYEYRNNSQHYSGTPKSVPLNYLCAACTEDYVYLLYSGKTFNEHNLGVFKGNLIYVYNWNGDKVAMIRSDKMLKRICLSEDGKTMYAIAYNPDPILVQFSLPQWQ; encoded by the coding sequence ATGGTACGTTTAGTTAGTTTGATACTTATTGCTATATCGTTATTGTCTTGTAAAGAATCAGAACAGGATAGAATAGCCCGTTTTGTCAGTGAATGGAGTGGGAAGATTATAGGTATAGTTGTATTATTAGGTTTGACAAACCTGTTTTTCTATTCTTGCCGATCTGAGAGTCTGGAAAATATTCGTGTGGAAAATGTAATTTGTCAACCGATTTGTGGAGATGATTATATAATAGGGGGAGCAAGAGATATGAAATTATCAAACTCTATCTTGACGGTTACAGACACCAAATCTGATTCAATGTTACTCTTTTTTGATATGAAGGCAGGAAAGTATCTTCGGAAAGCGGGAACTCGTGGACATGGACCTTCCGAGTTTACAATGATTTCATCATTATTAGGAGCGTGTAGTAAGAATTCTTTTTCATTTTACGATCCTAATAAAAGAACATATTATCAAACGAATGAGATAACTCAAGATGAAGAAATTCGGTTCACTCCTGTCTTTCGTGTGGATAGTATTTTCCCGTTAGAAATTCAGCCTATGGCTAACGGACAATTTATGGCTACCGGCATTTATGATGATTGTCTCTTCTGTTTGTTGGACTCAGCTGGACGGGTGCAAAGAAAATCTGGAGAGCTGTTTTATAGAGATGAGGATGAAAAACAAGTTTCCGGTATAGTTCGTTCACAAGCCTATATGTTTGATGTGGCATCTTCGCCTTCCAAAACTAAATTTGTCGCATTTCTCTTGTCGGCAGATATATTGGCTTTTTATCAATTGGAAAACGATTCGTTATGTTTGATTAAGGAAAACATACTTAGTTACCCTGAGTATGAATACAGGAACAATTCCCAACACTATTCGGGGACACCCAAAAGTGTGCCTCTTAATTATTTGTGTGCAGCCTGTACGGAAGATTATGTCTATCTGCTATATTCGGGAAAAACATTTAACGAACATAACTTGGGTGTATTTAAAGGAAACTTAATATATGTGTATAATTGGAATGGTGATAAAGTAGCCATGATAAGGAGTGATAAAATGTTGAAAAGAATATGTTTGTCGGAAGATGGGAAAACGATGTATGCTATAGCATATAATCCGGATCCTATTCTTGTTCAGTTTTCTTTGCCGCAATGGCAATAG
- a CDS encoding Rpn family recombination-promoting nuclease/putative transposase, translated as MNKEKEKGDEFMGSNYIRFDWAMKRLLRNKANFGVLEGFLTTLLNEKIVIQRLLESESNQEDEFDKYNRVDMLAENSKGELILIEVQNNNEYAYFQRMLFGTSKLVTEYINRGDGYDHVRKVYSVNIVYFSLGSGKDIVYHGKTEFRGIHQGDVLELTPFQKQTFKVAHVSQLYPEYYILKVNDFNQVARSPLEEWICYLNTGDIPDSATAPGLGEARQRLKLDKMTKEELKAYYRHLDNIVILRDNIYTERAEGRAEGRAEGRAEGRAEGRAEGRMEGRMEEKREMAHNMKSLNIPLDTISQVTGLSIEEIKSL; from the coding sequence ATGAACAAAGAAAAAGAGAAAGGAGACGAGTTTATGGGAAGTAATTATATTCGTTTCGATTGGGCAATGAAGCGCTTATTGCGTAATAAAGCCAATTTTGGAGTTCTCGAGGGCTTTCTTACCACTCTTCTAAATGAAAAGATCGTTATTCAGCGGCTGTTGGAAAGTGAAAGCAATCAAGAGGACGAGTTTGACAAGTATAACCGGGTGGATATGCTTGCAGAAAACTCAAAGGGTGAGCTTATTTTGATTGAAGTTCAAAATAATAATGAGTATGCGTATTTCCAGCGTATGTTATTCGGCACATCTAAATTGGTGACCGAATACATAAACCGTGGTGATGGATATGATCATGTAAGGAAAGTATATAGTGTCAATATTGTATATTTCTCCTTAGGTAGCGGAAAGGATATTGTATATCATGGCAAAACGGAATTCCGCGGCATCCATCAGGGAGATGTTTTGGAGTTGACTCCTTTCCAGAAACAGACGTTCAAAGTCGCTCATGTCAGCCAGCTTTATCCCGAATATTATATATTGAAGGTCAATGATTTCAATCAAGTGGCCCGTAGTCCTTTGGAAGAGTGGATTTGTTATTTGAATACGGGCGATATTCCCGATAGTGCTACAGCTCCCGGCCTAGGTGAGGCTCGTCAGCGCTTGAAACTGGACAAGATGACTAAAGAGGAATTAAAAGCTTATTATCGTCATTTGGATAACATAGTGATTCTACGCGATAATATATATACCGAACGTGCGGAAGGACGTGCGGAAGGACGTGCAGAAGGACGTGCAGAAGGTCGTGCAGAAGGACGTGCGGAAGGCCGCATGGAAGGACGTATGGAAGAAAAAAGAGAAATGGCGCATAATATGAAATCTTTGAATATTCCACTTGATACTATTTCGCAAGTAACGGGATTATCCATTGAAGAAATAAAAAGTTTGTAG
- a CDS encoding glycine zipper family protein: MKKQLTVILLSALLLGGCASGRMGNPGAIMAGASIGGSLGSSIGGLIGDNNRGWRGGYRGSAIGNIVGTIAGAAIGNALTAPRQEQIEEDAYVPEVREVRVQKHKKQPQQVQRPLAQLKLRRIRFIDDNRSHVIDAGENSKIIFEIMNEGRNPVYNVVPVVETVGKVKHLGISPSVMVEEILPGEGIRYTASIHAGEKLKDGEVTFRVAVADENGMICDSQEFTLPTQRGN, translated from the coding sequence ATGAAGAAACAATTAACAGTAATTTTACTTTCCGCTTTGCTTTTGGGTGGATGTGCGTCGGGGCGTATGGGGAATCCCGGAGCTATCATGGCAGGTGCTTCTATCGGAGGCAGTCTGGGAAGTTCGATAGGTGGACTTATCGGAGATAATAATCGTGGATGGCGCGGCGGTTATCGTGGTTCAGCTATTGGAAATATTGTGGGAACCATTGCCGGTGCGGCTATTGGAAACGCATTGACAGCACCAAGACAAGAGCAAATAGAGGAAGATGCTTATGTCCCTGAAGTGCGTGAGGTCCGTGTTCAGAAACACAAGAAACAGCCACAGCAGGTTCAGCGCCCGCTTGCCCAACTGAAATTGCGCAGGATTCGTTTCATTGATGATAACCGCAGCCATGTGATTGATGCGGGAGAAAACAGCAAGATAATCTTTGAGATTATGAACGAAGGCCGGAATCCCGTATATAATGTAGTTCCTGTCGTAGAAACGGTCGGAAAGGTGAAGCATCTCGGTATCTCTCCTTCTGTGATGGTAGAGGAAATTCTTCCGGGTGAAGGTATCCGTTATACCGCTTCCATTCATGCAGGCGAAAAACTGAAAGACGGTGAAGTGACATTTCGTGTAGCAGTGGCGGACGAGAACGGAATGATTTGCGATTCGCAAGAATTTACCCTGCCTACACAGCGTGGAAATTAG
- a CDS encoding ATP-dependent helicase — protein sequence MNTNYIEELNESQCAAVTYNDGPSLVIAGAGSGKTRVLTYKIAYLLEQENGYNPWNILALTFTNKAAREMKERIARQVGMERARYLWMGTFHSIFSRILRAEATFIGFTPQFTIYDAADSKSLLRSIIKEMELNEKIYKPGVVQARISNAKNHLVTPAGYAANKEAYEGDMAAKMPAIRDIYTRYWDRCRQADAMDFDDLLVYTYILFRDFPEVLARYRDQFRYVLVDEYQDTNYAQHSIVLQLTKENQRVCVVGDDAQSIYSFRGADIDNILYFTKIYPNTKVFKLEQNYRSTQTIVCAANSLIEKNERQIRKAVFSEKEKGEPIGVFQAYSDVEEGDIVANKIVELRREHRYGYADFAILYRTNSQSRIFEEALRKRSIPYKIYGGLSFYQRKEIKDVIAYFRLVVNPNDEEAFKRIINYPARGIGDTTVGKIISAATDHGVSLWAVLCEPLSYGLTINKGTHAKLQGFRELIEGLIVDQADKNAYEIGMDIIRRSDIANDVCQDTSPENLSRKENIEELVNGMNDFCTMRQEEGNPNVSLTDFLSEIALLTDQDSDKEDDVEKITLMTVHSAKGLEFKNVFVVGLEENLFPSGMVGDSPRALEEERRLFYVAITRAEEHCYLSFAKTRFRYGKMEFGSPSRFLRDIDVDYLQLPHEARVARAVDEGVGRFRASLQQRPKAQIIAPGVPRNLKKVSAVGGSNSAQVASPGSVSVVGVQVGQMIEHERFGLGEVLKVEGTGDNAKATIHFKNAGDKQLLLRFARFKVVE from the coding sequence ATGAATACCAATTATATAGAGGAATTAAATGAGAGTCAGTGTGCAGCGGTGACTTATAACGATGGCCCTTCACTGGTGATAGCCGGTGCCGGTTCGGGAAAAACGCGCGTATTGACTTACAAAATCGCTTATCTGCTGGAGCAGGAGAACGGGTATAATCCGTGGAATATCCTTGCATTGACCTTTACTAATAAGGCCGCACGTGAGATGAAAGAGCGTATTGCCCGTCAGGTGGGTATGGAACGGGCACGTTATTTGTGGATGGGAACCTTCCATTCCATTTTTTCACGCATTCTTCGTGCCGAAGCGACATTTATCGGGTTTACTCCCCAGTTCACCATTTATGATGCAGCTGATAGTAAGAGTTTGCTTCGCTCCATCATCAAGGAGATGGAACTGAACGAGAAAATTTATAAGCCCGGAGTAGTGCAAGCACGTATTTCCAATGCCAAGAACCATCTGGTTACTCCCGCGGGGTATGCTGCTAATAAAGAGGCTTACGAAGGAGATATGGCTGCTAAAATGCCTGCTATCCGTGATATCTATACCCGTTATTGGGACAGATGCCGTCAGGCGGATGCAATGGATTTTGATGATTTACTGGTATACACTTATATTTTGTTCCGTGACTTTCCGGAAGTGCTGGCACGTTACCGGGACCAGTTTCGTTATGTACTGGTAGATGAATATCAAGATACGAATTATGCGCAGCATAGCATTGTCCTGCAACTGACTAAGGAAAATCAACGGGTCTGCGTAGTGGGAGACGATGCGCAAAGTATCTATTCTTTCCGTGGGGCGGATATTGACAATATTCTCTATTTTACAAAAATCTATCCCAACACGAAAGTCTTTAAACTGGAGCAGAATTACCGTTCCACGCAAACCATTGTTTGTGCTGCCAATAGCCTGATTGAGAAGAATGAACGCCAGATACGGAAAGCCGTGTTCTCGGAGAAGGAAAAGGGCGAACCTATCGGTGTGTTTCAGGCGTATAGCGATGTGGAAGAGGGTGATATTGTGGCTAATAAGATTGTAGAGTTGCGACGGGAGCATCGCTACGGATATGCTGATTTTGCCATCCTGTATCGCACGAACTCACAAAGCCGTATTTTTGAAGAGGCTCTTCGGAAACGAAGTATACCTTATAAGATTTACGGGGGACTTTCGTTCTACCAGCGGAAAGAGATAAAAGATGTGATTGCTTATTTCCGTTTGGTTGTGAATCCGAATGATGAAGAAGCATTCAAGCGAATCATTAATTATCCGGCGCGTGGCATTGGAGATACGACGGTCGGGAAGATTATATCAGCGGCTACCGATCATGGCGTAAGTCTTTGGGCGGTACTCTGTGAGCCATTGAGCTATGGGCTGACTATAAATAAAGGAACTCATGCGAAACTGCAAGGTTTTCGTGAGTTGATAGAGGGACTCATTGTCGATCAGGCGGATAAAAACGCTTATGAAATAGGAATGGATATTATTCGTCGGTCCGACATTGCCAATGATGTCTGTCAGGACACATCACCCGAGAATTTAAGCCGTAAGGAAAATATAGAAGAGTTGGTGAATGGTATGAACGACTTCTGCACTATGCGGCAGGAAGAGGGCAATCCGAATGTGTCTCTTACTGATTTCCTTTCGGAGATTGCATTGCTTACCGATCAGGATTCCGACAAGGAGGATGATGTGGAAAAGATAACGTTGATGACAGTCCATTCGGCTAAAGGATTGGAGTTTAAGAATGTATTTGTGGTCGGTCTGGAAGAAAATCTGTTTCCCAGTGGGATGGTAGGGGATTCCCCCCGGGCGCTGGAAGAAGAACGCCGCTTGTTCTATGTGGCTATTACCCGTGCGGAAGAACATTGTTATCTGTCTTTTGCCAAAACCCGTTTCCGTTATGGAAAGATGGAATTTGGAAGTCCCAGTCGTTTTTTACGTGATATTGATGTTGATTATTTGCAATTGCCGCATGAGGCAAGAGTGGCTCGGGCTGTTGATGAAGGTGTGGGGCGTTTCCGCGCTTCCTTACAGCAACGTCCGAAAGCACAGATTATTGCTCCCGGTGTACCGAGAAATTTGAAGAAGGTAAGTGCTGTTGGTGGAAGTAACAGTGCACAGGTGGCGTCTCCCGGTTCGGTGTCGGTAGTAGGCGTACAAGTCGGACAGATGATAGAGCACGAACGTTTCGGACTGGGCGAAGTGCTGAAAGTAGAAGGAACGGGAGACAACGCGAAAGCCACTATTCATTTTAAAAATGCGGGAGACAAGCAACTATTGTTGCGTTTCGCCCGTTTTAAAGTAGTAGAATAA
- a CDS encoding superoxide dismutase, with translation MNTILMSLIMMTMTYEMPKLPYANNALEPVISQQTIDFHYGKHLQTYVNNLNNLVPGTEYEGKTVEEIVATAPDGTIFNNAGQVLNHNLYFLQFTPQPSKKEPTGKLGEAIKRDFGNFENFKKEFNAAAVGLFGSGWAWLSVDKDGKLRITKEINGSNPVRAGLKPLLGFDVWEHAYYLDYQNRRADHVNALWTIIDWDVVEKRM, from the coding sequence ATGAATACTATATTAATGTCTTTAATTATGATGACTATGACTTACGAAATGCCTAAACTTCCTTATGCAAACAATGCGTTGGAACCTGTAATCAGTCAGCAAACAATAGATTTCCATTACGGAAAACATCTACAAACCTATGTAAATAATCTGAATAATCTCGTGCCCGGCACAGAATATGAAGGTAAAACGGTAGAAGAAATCGTTGCCACCGCACCGGATGGAACTATATTCAATAACGCCGGGCAAGTATTGAATCATAATCTGTACTTCCTGCAATTTACCCCTCAACCTTCGAAAAAGGAACCGACCGGCAAACTGGGAGAAGCTATCAAACGTGACTTCGGCAACTTTGAAAACTTCAAAAAAGAATTCAATGCGGCAGCAGTCGGATTGTTCGGTTCAGGATGGGCCTGGCTATCCGTAGATAAAGACGGTAAATTGAGAATCACTAAAGAAATAAATGGAAGCAATCCTGTACGCGCCGGTTTGAAACCGCTTCTCGGATTTGACGTTTGGGAACACGCTTATTATCTGGATTACCAAAACCGCCGTGCCGACCATGTTAACGCCCTGTGGACTATCATCGACTGGGACGTGGTTGAAAAAAGAATGTAA
- the thiS gene encoding sulfur carrier protein ThiS, producing the protein MKVQVNNKEVEITPDSPLTQLTAQLELPVQGIAIAVNNQMIPRTEWERFILHENDNLVIIKAACGG; encoded by the coding sequence ATGAAAGTACAAGTGAACAACAAAGAGGTGGAAATTACTCCTGATTCTCCCCTTACACAACTGACAGCACAGCTCGAACTTCCGGTTCAAGGCATTGCTATCGCCGTAAATAACCAAATGATTCCCCGTACCGAATGGGAGCGTTTCATACTGCATGAAAACGACAACCTGGTGATTATCAAAGCAGCTTGCGGAGGATAA
- a CDS encoding thiamine phosphate synthase — translation MISLQFITHQTERYSYLESARMALEGGCKWIQLRMKDASLEEVETVALQLKPLCKEHEAILILDDHVELARKLEVDGVHLGKKDMPISQARQILGEAFIIGGTANTFEDVLQHYRAGADYLGIGPFRFTATKKNLSPILGLEGYSSILSRMKEANIEIPVVAIGGITYEDIPAILHTGVDGIALSGTILGADNPVEETRRIIESD, via the coding sequence ATGATCAGTCTACAATTTATCACGCATCAGACAGAACGGTATTCGTACCTCGAATCGGCACGTATGGCACTCGAAGGAGGGTGCAAATGGATCCAGCTACGCATGAAAGACGCTTCCCTCGAAGAAGTGGAGACAGTAGCCTTGCAACTGAAGCCGCTCTGTAAAGAACACGAAGCCATCTTGATTCTGGACGACCACGTCGAACTGGCCCGAAAGCTGGAAGTGGACGGTGTGCATCTTGGTAAAAAAGATATGCCTATCAGCCAAGCTCGCCAGATACTTGGAGAAGCCTTTATTATCGGTGGTACCGCAAATACATTCGAAGACGTCTTACAGCACTACCGTGCCGGAGCCGATTATCTCGGCATCGGTCCTTTCCGGTTTACTGCCACTAAAAAGAACTTAAGCCCTATACTGGGGTTGGAAGGCTATTCCTCCATCCTTTCACGGATGAAAGAAGCGAATATTGAAATCCCCGTAGTAGCAATTGGAGGAATCACGTACGAGGATATTCCCGCCATACTTCATACAGGAGTCGACGGAATAGCCCTGTCGGGAACCATTCTTGGAGCGGACAATCCGGTAGAAGAGACACGTAGAATTATTGAAAGTGATTAA